The following coding sequences lie in one Peribacillus frigoritolerans genomic window:
- the nusA gene encoding transcription termination factor NusA, translated as MGNELLDALYILENEKGISREVLIDAIESALISAYRRNFNQAQNVRIDLNLGKGTMRVFARKDVVDEVFDSRLEISVEEARAIDPNYQLEDIVEMEVTPKDFGRIAAQTAKQVVTQRVREAERGIIYAEFIDREEDIMTGIVQRQDSRFIYVSLGKIEALLPVNEQMPNEQYKPHDRIKVFITKVEKTSKGPQIFVSRSHPGLLKRLFEIEVPEIFDGTVEIKSVAREAGDRSKISVHSDNEEVDPVGSCVGQKGQRVQAIVNELKGEKIDIVKWSENPVIFVANALSPSKVLEVIVKEEEKATTVIVPDYQLSLAIGKRGQNARLAAKLTGWKIDIKSETEAREAGIYPVEEQEFLLSRDSYVTEEETDFEEDNE; from the coding sequence ATGGGCAATGAGTTATTGGATGCTCTCTATATTTTAGAAAACGAAAAAGGGATTTCCAGGGAGGTTTTGATCGACGCGATTGAATCTGCCCTTATATCGGCATACCGCCGTAACTTTAACCAAGCACAAAACGTACGTATCGACTTGAATCTTGGTAAAGGAACAATGCGTGTATTTGCCAGAAAAGACGTTGTTGACGAAGTGTTCGATTCACGTCTGGAAATTTCTGTTGAAGAAGCAAGAGCAATTGATCCCAACTATCAGTTAGAGGATATTGTCGAAATGGAAGTAACACCTAAGGATTTCGGCCGTATTGCTGCACAAACAGCAAAACAAGTCGTCACTCAAAGGGTGCGTGAAGCGGAACGGGGCATCATTTATGCCGAATTCATCGATCGTGAAGAGGATATCATGACTGGCATCGTTCAACGCCAGGATTCCCGTTTCATTTATGTGAGCCTAGGTAAAATCGAAGCTTTGCTCCCGGTGAATGAGCAAATGCCGAATGAACAGTATAAGCCACATGACCGCATTAAAGTTTTCATCACTAAAGTTGAAAAGACTTCCAAGGGCCCGCAAATTTTTGTATCCCGTTCACATCCTGGCCTTTTAAAACGTTTATTCGAAATCGAAGTGCCTGAAATTTTTGATGGAACAGTAGAAATTAAGTCAGTTGCCCGCGAAGCAGGCGACCGTTCAAAAATCTCCGTGCACTCCGATAACGAAGAAGTAGATCCGGTCGGTTCTTGTGTAGGCCAAAAAGGACAGCGTGTCCAGGCCATCGTCAATGAATTGAAAGGTGAAAAAATCGATATCGTTAAATGGTCGGAGAATCCGGTCATTTTCGTTGCGAATGCTTTAAGCCCTTCAAAAGTACTTGAAGTTATTGTTAAAGAAGAGGAAAAGGCTACGACTGTAATCGTTCCGGATTATCAACTTTCCCTGGCAATTGGTAAGCGTGGACAAAATGCCCGTTTAGCTGCCAAGCTTACAGGCTGGAAAATTGATATCAAGAGTGAAACGGAAGCCCGCGAAGCTGGTATTTATCCTGTGGAAGAACAGGAATTCCTTTTGAGCAGAGATAGTTATGTTACTGAAGAGGAAACAGATTTCGAAGAGGATAACGAGTAA
- the rbfA gene encoding 30S ribosome-binding factor RbfA: MSLRSNRVGEQMKKELSEIIGRKIKDPRIGFVTVTDVAVTGDLQQATVYISVLGDQEQREKTLQGLAKAKGFMRSEIGQRIRLRKTPELFFEFDESVDYGNRIESLISQINKPAEKDEE, from the coding sequence ATGAGCCTTCGTTCAAATCGTGTTGGCGAACAAATGAAAAAAGAGCTGAGTGAAATTATCGGCCGAAAAATTAAAGATCCAAGAATCGGATTTGTTACTGTGACGGATGTCGCGGTTACAGGCGATTTACAACAGGCAACAGTTTATATTTCCGTTTTGGGTGACCAGGAACAAAGGGAGAAAACCCTGCAAGGTCTAGCTAAGGCGAAAGGATTCATGCGTTCAGAAATTGGGCAGCGGATCCGCCTCCGCAAAACCCCTGAGCTGTTTTTTGAATTTGATGAATCGGTCGATTATGGTAATCGTATCGAGTCGTTGATTTCCCAAATCAATAAACCGGCTGAAAAAGACGAGGAATAA
- a CDS encoding YlxQ family RNA-binding protein codes for MTQQQQWMSLLGLANRARKLISGEELVVKEIRSGNAKVVILSADASKNTEKKISDKCAFYQVPLKRVESRSLLGHAIGKDARVAVAVLDEGFAQKLRTLLD; via the coding sequence ATGACCCAACAACAACAATGGATGTCTCTATTAGGTTTGGCCAATCGAGCACGCAAGCTAATTTCGGGTGAAGAATTAGTGGTTAAAGAGATTAGAAGCGGTAATGCCAAAGTTGTTATTTTATCCGCGGACGCTTCAAAAAACACTGAAAAAAAAATATCTGATAAGTGCGCATTTTATCAGGTTCCTTTAAAAAGAGTCGAAAGCAGGTCATTGCTCGGCCATGCGATAGGCAAGGATGCTAGAGTTGCCGTCGCAGTTCTGGATGAAGGTTTTGCACAAAAACTCCGAACGCTGCTCGATTAA
- the rimP gene encoding ribosome maturation factor RimP produces the protein MSKKVTEVVEELALPILEELQLELVEVEYVKEGKSWFLRVYIDKETGVDIDDCGNVSEKLSEKLDEVDPIPQNYFLEVSSPGAERPLKKEKDFLNAIGKNVYIKTYEPILDEKEFEGILTSFDGEEVTLEVTIKTRKKTIVIPFEKVAKARLAITFS, from the coding sequence ATGAGTAAAAAGGTAACGGAAGTCGTAGAGGAATTAGCATTACCAATTCTAGAAGAATTGCAGCTTGAATTAGTCGAAGTGGAGTATGTGAAGGAAGGTAAAAGCTGGTTCCTTCGAGTGTACATTGATAAAGAAACAGGCGTAGATATTGATGATTGCGGAAATGTGAGTGAAAAACTCAGTGAAAAGCTTGATGAGGTTGATCCGATTCCACAAAATTATTTTCTCGAAGTTTCATCACCCGGAGCAGAAAGGCCTCTGAAAAAAGAGAAGGATTTCCTTAATGCTATCGGTAAAAATGTTTACATAAAAACATACGAGCCCATTTTAGATGAAAAAGAATTCGAAGGAATCTTAACCAGTTTCGATGGTGAAGAAGTGACACTCGAAGTCACAATCAAGACAAGAAAGAAAACGATTGTCATACCATTCGAAAAGGTAGCCAAAGCAAGATTGGCGATTACCTTCTCTTAA
- the truB gene encoding tRNA pseudouridine(55) synthase TruB: MNGILPLWKPKGLTSHDCVFKLRKILKTKKVGHTGTLDPDVTGVLPICIGRATKIAEYLTEAGKAYEGEVTLGFSTTTEDASGEKVEEKKVDQVIQRKRILEVLESLTGKIEQTPPMYSAVKVNGKKLYEYARAGVEVERPTREVTIYDITLLDDRSEFKGETISFRFRVKCSKGTYIRTLAVMMGEELGFPAHMSDLTRIESAGFKQEDCFTFSEVEDFMESGQTDKFLLPLERGLFHLPKFQISDKVAKKVLNGAVLEQTKDVVVDKGMPFVMVDPADKAIAIYQIHPTKEGLIKPVKVLAQEL; the protein is encoded by the coding sequence GTGAACGGTATTCTTCCATTATGGAAACCCAAGGGATTGACATCCCATGATTGTGTTTTTAAATTAAGAAAGATCCTGAAGACAAAAAAGGTAGGGCACACAGGTACTCTAGATCCTGATGTAACAGGGGTTTTACCTATTTGTATTGGCAGGGCAACCAAGATAGCCGAATATTTGACAGAAGCCGGTAAAGCGTATGAAGGGGAAGTGACCCTTGGTTTTTCCACGACAACTGAAGACGCAAGCGGTGAAAAAGTGGAAGAGAAAAAGGTTGATCAAGTGATTCAGCGTAAACGGATTCTGGAAGTGCTGGAATCACTGACTGGAAAGATTGAACAGACGCCGCCAATGTATTCAGCAGTAAAGGTAAACGGGAAGAAGTTATATGAATATGCCCGTGCAGGGGTGGAAGTGGAGAGGCCGACAAGGGAGGTCACCATTTATGATATTACCCTTCTCGATGATCGTTCTGAATTTAAAGGGGAAACCATTTCTTTTCGGTTTCGCGTCAAATGCAGCAAAGGAACGTATATTCGGACGCTTGCAGTCATGATGGGGGAAGAATTGGGTTTTCCTGCCCATATGTCAGACTTGACACGTATTGAATCAGCAGGTTTTAAGCAGGAGGATTGTTTCACATTTTCTGAAGTGGAAGACTTCATGGAAAGTGGACAAACGGATAAATTTTTGCTGCCTTTGGAACGGGGATTATTTCATTTGCCCAAATTTCAGATTAGTGATAAAGTAGCAAAGAAAGTACTTAACGGTGCGGTATTGGAACAAACAAAGGATGTTGTTGTTGATAAAGGGATGCCTTTTGTTATGGTCGACCCAGCAGATAAGGCCATTGCCATTTATCAAATACATCCGACAAAAGAGGGATTAATTAAACCTGTAAAAGTATTGGCACAAGAATTATAG
- a CDS encoding DUF503 domain-containing protein, with amino-acid sequence MIVGSVQCECIIHDTHSLKEKRAVLQRVMTRLKQKFNISVAETDFQDLWQRTKITIVTVTSSRKATERELQNALKFLDSFPELERTITDIDWL; translated from the coding sequence ATGATCGTTGGCTCTGTCCAATGTGAATGCATCATCCATGACACCCATTCTTTGAAAGAAAAACGGGCCGTGCTTCAGCGTGTCATGACACGGCTTAAGCAGAAGTTCAACATTTCTGTAGCAGAAACCGATTTTCAGGATTTATGGCAGCGGACTAAGATTACTATCGTTACCGTAACATCCTCGAGGAAGGCTACTGAACGGGAACTTCAAAATGCCCTTAAATTTCTAGATTCTTTTCCGGAACTAGAGCGAACAATAACAGATATAGACTGGCTTTAG
- the infB gene encoding translation initiation factor IF-2, translating into MTKLRVYEYAKQKNVSSKDVINKLKEMNIEVTNHMTALDDSTVNKLNDSIKPKNEDKSQEPKANATVAKYEAEADEKSTVNKEKLKKKPPVKPVGTKKPTGQFNKGRNNKNKNNKQRQQAPQAPVTKRKERELPEKITFYESLTVMELGKKLHREPSEIIKKLFMLGVMATINQTLEKDAIELICAEYGVVAEEEIRVDLTDLESLVTEDASEDLIERPAVVTIMGHVDHGKTTLLDSIRHTKVTEGEAGGITQHIGAYQVKVNDKKITFLDTPGHAAFTTMRARGAQVTDITILVVAADDGVMPQTIEAINHAKAAEVPIIVAVNKMDKEAANPDRVMQELTEHGLVSEAWGGDTIFVPISAKNGEGIDSLLEMILLVSEVEEYKANPSRKANGTVIEARLDKGRGSVATLLVQNGTLKIGDPIVIGNTFGRVRAMVNDLGRRVKDAGPSTPVEITGLNEVPQAGDRFIVFEDEKTARQVGEVRAQRQLASQRNEKSRVTLDTLFEQMKEGEIKELNIILKADVQGSAEAVAASLNKIEVEGAKVKIIHTGVGAITESDIILATASNAIVIGFNVRPDVNAKRAAESENVDVRLHRIIYKAIEEIESAMKGMLDPEFEEKIIGQAEVRTTFKVSKVGTIAGSYVTEGKITRDSGIRLIRQGVVIFEGEIDALKRFKDDVKEVATNYECGITIKNYNDLKEGDVIEAYVMEEIERK; encoded by the coding sequence ATGACAAAATTGCGTGTATATGAATATGCAAAACAAAAGAACGTTTCAAGCAAGGATGTAATAAATAAACTTAAAGAAATGAATATAGAGGTAACAAACCATATGACAGCATTAGACGATTCAACTGTAAATAAATTAAACGATTCAATCAAACCTAAAAACGAAGATAAAAGCCAAGAACCAAAAGCTAACGCTACGGTTGCGAAGTACGAAGCTGAAGCGGATGAAAAGAGCACAGTCAATAAAGAAAAACTGAAGAAGAAACCACCAGTTAAACCTGTAGGGACGAAAAAACCAACAGGTCAGTTCAACAAAGGTCGCAATAACAAGAATAAAAATAATAAACAAAGACAACAAGCGCCTCAGGCACCTGTAACAAAACGTAAAGAAAGGGAACTTCCAGAGAAAATTACGTTTTATGAGTCTTTGACGGTTATGGAGCTTGGAAAGAAACTTCACCGTGAACCTTCTGAAATCATTAAAAAGCTCTTTATGCTTGGAGTTATGGCAACAATCAACCAAACTTTGGAAAAAGATGCAATTGAATTGATTTGTGCGGAATACGGTGTAGTGGCCGAAGAAGAGATTCGTGTCGACCTAACAGACCTTGAATCACTTGTCACTGAGGATGCTTCTGAAGATTTGATCGAACGTCCGGCTGTCGTGACGATCATGGGTCACGTTGACCATGGTAAAACGACATTGCTTGATTCTATACGCCATACAAAAGTAACTGAAGGCGAAGCGGGCGGAATCACTCAGCATATCGGTGCTTATCAAGTTAAAGTTAATGATAAGAAAATAACATTCCTGGATACACCAGGCCATGCTGCGTTTACAACAATGCGTGCCCGCGGTGCACAAGTTACCGATATCACCATCCTTGTCGTCGCTGCGGATGATGGCGTTATGCCTCAAACGATTGAAGCGATCAACCATGCTAAAGCGGCTGAAGTTCCAATTATCGTCGCTGTCAATAAGATGGATAAAGAAGCTGCCAATCCGGACCGTGTCATGCAAGAATTGACAGAACACGGTTTAGTTTCTGAAGCATGGGGCGGAGACACGATCTTCGTACCAATTTCAGCTAAAAACGGTGAAGGAATCGACAGCTTGCTTGAAATGATTCTTCTTGTCAGTGAAGTGGAAGAGTATAAAGCTAATCCATCTCGTAAAGCAAATGGAACGGTCATCGAAGCACGTTTGGATAAAGGGCGCGGATCGGTTGCCACTTTGCTAGTTCAAAACGGAACGTTGAAAATCGGCGATCCGATTGTTATCGGTAATACATTCGGACGTGTTCGTGCTATGGTTAACGATCTTGGACGCCGTGTTAAGGATGCAGGTCCTTCAACACCGGTTGAAATCACTGGATTGAACGAAGTGCCACAGGCCGGCGATCGTTTCATCGTCTTTGAAGATGAGAAAACGGCCCGTCAAGTTGGGGAAGTGCGTGCACAAAGGCAACTTGCTTCACAACGTAATGAAAAATCCCGTGTAACCCTTGATACATTGTTCGAGCAAATGAAAGAAGGGGAAATTAAAGAATTGAACATCATTTTAAAGGCTGATGTTCAAGGTTCTGCGGAAGCAGTAGCCGCTTCCCTGAATAAAATAGAAGTGGAAGGCGCTAAAGTGAAAATCATACACACTGGCGTCGGTGCTATCACAGAGTCTGACATCATCCTTGCTACAGCTTCGAATGCAATCGTCATCGGTTTCAACGTCCGTCCTGACGTGAATGCGAAGCGTGCAGCTGAATCAGAAAATGTTGATGTCCGTCTTCACCGCATCATCTACAAAGCGATCGAAGAGATCGAGTCGGCTATGAAAGGGATGCTTGACCCTGAATTCGAAGAAAAAATTATCGGTCAGGCTGAAGTCCGTACGACTTTCAAAGTATCCAAGGTGGGTACGATTGCCGGTTCTTACGTTACAGAAGGAAAAATTACTCGTGACAGCGGAATTCGCTTGATTCGTCAAGGTGTCGTCATTTTCGAAGGTGAAATTGATGCATTGAAACGCTTTAAAGATGATGTAAAAGAAGTGGCAACGAACTATGAGTGCGGTATTACGATTAAAAATTACAACGACCTTAAAGAAGGCGATGTAATTGAAGCGTATGTTATGGAAGAGATTGAACGTAAATGA
- the rnpM gene encoding RNase P modulator RnpM has protein sequence MNSRKKIPMRKCVATGEMKPKKELIRIVRSKEGEVSLDPTGKKSGRGAYLTLDRDVIELAKKKNVLANHLSTQIDSSLYEQLLELVNKEKN, from the coding sequence ATGAATAGCCGAAAAAAAATCCCGATGCGTAAATGTGTGGCTACAGGCGAAATGAAGCCGAAGAAAGAACTCATTCGCATCGTTCGATCTAAAGAAGGGGAAGTCAGCCTGGATCCTACCGGAAAGAAATCTGGAAGGGGAGCTTATTTGACTCTTGATCGGGATGTTATCGAGCTGGCCAAAAAGAAAAATGTGCTGGCTAATCACCTTAGTACCCAAATCGATTCTTCCCTTTATGAACAATTGCTTGAATTAGTGAATAAGGAGAAAAACTAA
- a CDS encoding PolC-type DNA polymerase III, producing the protein MDQNPNSGRERFQLLLQQMDLTEDAFVNYFIGAEIDKLSIERESKTWHFAFNIPALIPCSVHTRLATHLASTFSHIAKVTFNLNVANPQVTEQLVKEYWKNCIGELEGMSPALLSLLNEQVPTVNGYKLIVSARNDTEAGQLKRKYSGIISNIYQTFGFPPLTLEAEVKETVSNPDYQKFLEEKQKEDAEKGLAALVEMQKKESEKGGDDGVYEGPVKIGYTIKEDADFRRIEQIIDEERKIAIEGFVFDAEVRELRSGRSLLTFKVTDYTSSILVKMFSRDKEDAAILARVKKGMWVRAQGSIQNDTFVRDLVMIANDINEISKQGRQDKAPEGEKRVELHMHTPMSSMDAVTPTSALVAQAAKWGHKAVAITDHAGAQSFPEAYSAGKKNGIKILYGVEVNLVNDGVPIVYNEAHIALADATYVVFDVETTGLSAVYDTIIEFAAVKIRDGDIIDRFESFANPHHPLSNTTIELTGITDDLVENAPEVSEVLEKFKEWAGDAILVAHNAAFDMGFLNIGYKNLGYPKASNPVLDTLELARFLYPEFKNHRLNTLCKKFDIDLTQHHRAIYDAEATGYLMLKMLKDAMEKEITHHDQLNDNMGKGNAYQRSRPSHCTLIAQTQAGLKNLFKLISISHIDYFYRVPRLPRSQLKKYREGILVGSGCDKGEVFEGMMQKGFEEVVDIAEFYDYLEIHPKEVYQHLIELEYVRDDKSLETIISNIVKLGEKLDKPVVATGNVHYLDPNDKIYRKILVNSQGGANPLNRHKLPDVHFRTTDEMLREFSFLGSEKAKEVVVTNTNKIADMIDEIKPIKDELYTPKIEGADEEMREMSYGMARKIYGENLPEIVEARLEKELKSIIGHGFAVIYLISHKLVKKSLNDGYLVGSRGSVGSSFVATMTEITEVNPLPPHYVCPECKKSEFFNDGSVGSGFDLPDKDCPDCGIAYTKDGHDIPFETFLGFKGDKVPDIDLNFSGEYQPKAHNYTKVLFGEEYVYRAGTIGTVAEKTAYGYVKGYSSDNNIHMRGAETDRLVAGCTGVKRTTGQHPGGIIVVPDYMDIYDFTPIQFPADDRNSEWKTTHFDFHSIHDNILKLDILGHDDPTVIRMLQDLSGIDPKTVPTDDPEVMKIFSSTESLGVTEEQIMCKTGTLGIPEFGTRFVRQMLEDTKPTTFSELVQISGLSHGTDVWLSNAQELIHNRICTLSEVIGCRDDIMVYLIYQGLDPSLAFKIMESVRKGKGLSEEFEEEMRKNEVPEWYIDSCKKIKYMFPKAHAAAYVLMAVRIAYFKVHLPLLYYAAYFTVRADDFEIDAMTRGSQAIKSKMEEIMVKGLDASTKEKNTLTVLELALEMCERGYSFAKVDLYKSSADQFLIEGNTLIPPFNSIPGLGTNAAINIVNARKNGEFLSKEDLQQRGKVSKTILEYLDKQGCLESLPEQNQLSLF; encoded by the coding sequence GGTGAATGGATATAAGCTTATCGTAAGCGCCCGAAATGATACGGAGGCTGGTCAGTTAAAACGAAAATACTCCGGCATCATTTCGAATATCTACCAAACATTCGGTTTTCCTCCGTTGACACTTGAAGCGGAAGTGAAGGAAACGGTTTCGAATCCTGATTACCAGAAGTTTTTAGAAGAGAAACAAAAGGAAGATGCAGAAAAGGGACTTGCCGCCCTAGTGGAAATGCAGAAGAAAGAATCGGAAAAAGGCGGCGACGATGGCGTCTACGAAGGACCGGTTAAAATTGGCTATACGATTAAAGAAGATGCGGATTTCCGCAGAATCGAACAAATTATCGATGAAGAGCGCAAGATTGCTATCGAAGGCTTCGTATTTGATGCAGAAGTGCGTGAGTTGCGAAGCGGACGAAGCCTGTTGACATTTAAAGTCACCGATTATACGAGCTCGATATTGGTCAAAATGTTTTCGCGTGATAAAGAAGATGCTGCCATACTTGCCCGAGTGAAAAAAGGGATGTGGGTACGTGCCCAAGGCAGCATCCAAAATGATACATTCGTACGTGACCTTGTAATGATCGCAAATGATATAAATGAAATTTCTAAACAAGGACGGCAGGATAAGGCCCCAGAAGGAGAAAAGCGTGTAGAACTGCATATGCATACCCCAATGAGCTCGATGGATGCAGTGACACCTACTTCAGCGCTTGTTGCCCAAGCTGCAAAGTGGGGGCATAAGGCTGTTGCCATTACAGATCATGCGGGAGCACAATCATTTCCTGAAGCTTATAGTGCCGGTAAAAAGAATGGTATCAAAATCCTTTATGGCGTCGAAGTGAATCTTGTAAATGATGGTGTACCCATCGTTTATAATGAGGCGCATATCGCTTTGGCAGATGCCACCTATGTTGTGTTTGACGTAGAGACGACGGGTCTGTCAGCCGTTTATGATACGATCATTGAATTTGCTGCAGTGAAAATCCGTGACGGTGACATCATAGATCGATTCGAGTCATTTGCTAATCCGCATCACCCACTATCCAATACGACGATAGAATTGACTGGAATTACTGATGATCTTGTAGAAAATGCTCCAGAAGTCTCGGAAGTGCTGGAAAAGTTCAAGGAATGGGCGGGCGATGCGATCCTGGTTGCCCACAACGCAGCCTTCGATATGGGGTTTTTGAATATAGGTTATAAAAACTTGGGTTATCCTAAAGCTTCCAATCCTGTGCTTGATACATTGGAACTTGCCCGTTTCTTATATCCGGAGTTTAAAAATCACCGGTTAAATACACTATGTAAAAAGTTCGATATTGATTTGACCCAGCATCATAGGGCCATTTATGACGCCGAAGCTACAGGTTACCTTATGCTGAAGATGCTGAAGGATGCGATGGAAAAGGAGATTACCCATCATGATCAACTTAATGACAATATGGGTAAAGGAAATGCTTATCAGCGTTCCCGACCGTCCCATTGTACGCTGATCGCGCAAACACAGGCTGGTTTAAAAAACCTTTTCAAATTAATTTCAATATCACACATCGATTATTTCTATCGTGTGCCCCGGTTACCGCGCTCACAACTTAAAAAGTATCGTGAAGGAATCTTGGTAGGATCGGGTTGCGATAAAGGGGAAGTTTTTGAAGGGATGATGCAGAAGGGTTTTGAGGAAGTCGTCGATATCGCCGAATTCTACGATTATCTTGAAATCCATCCGAAGGAAGTGTATCAGCATTTGATTGAGCTTGAATATGTACGGGATGATAAATCATTAGAAACGATCATCTCCAATATCGTCAAGCTTGGTGAAAAATTGGATAAGCCAGTCGTAGCTACGGGAAATGTGCATTATTTGGATCCGAATGATAAAATTTACCGTAAAATTCTCGTGAATTCACAAGGCGGCGCCAATCCGCTGAATCGTCATAAGCTTCCTGACGTACATTTTCGGACAACAGATGAAATGCTGCGGGAATTCTCCTTCCTCGGTTCCGAGAAAGCTAAAGAGGTCGTGGTGACCAACACGAATAAAATCGCTGATATGATTGATGAAATTAAGCCAATCAAGGATGAGTTATATACACCTAAAATTGAAGGTGCAGATGAAGAGATGCGTGAAATGAGTTATGGCATGGCAAGGAAGATTTATGGAGAGAACCTGCCGGAAATCGTGGAAGCCCGTCTTGAGAAAGAATTGAAAAGCATCATTGGCCACGGTTTTGCCGTTATTTATTTAATTTCTCACAAACTTGTTAAAAAATCATTGAATGATGGTTATCTAGTTGGTTCAAGGGGATCGGTTGGATCATCTTTCGTTGCCACCATGACTGAAATTACTGAGGTAAATCCACTTCCGCCGCATTATGTATGCCCGGAGTGCAAAAAATCCGAATTCTTCAATGACGGTTCTGTAGGTTCCGGATTTGACCTGCCCGATAAAGACTGTCCCGATTGCGGTATTGCTTATACAAAAGACGGGCATGATATCCCGTTTGAAACTTTCCTTGGGTTTAAAGGGGATAAGGTTCCCGATATCGACTTGAACTTCTCCGGTGAATATCAGCCGAAGGCCCATAACTATACGAAGGTCTTATTCGGTGAAGAATATGTATATCGTGCAGGGACGATTGGTACGGTCGCCGAAAAAACGGCTTATGGATATGTAAAGGGGTATTCCTCTGATAATAACATCCATATGCGTGGAGCCGAGACTGATCGCCTTGTTGCCGGATGTACTGGTGTGAAAAGGACGACAGGACAGCATCCGGGCGGAATCATCGTTGTTCCGGATTATATGGATATCTATGATTTCACACCTATTCAGTTCCCGGCGGATGACAGGAATTCCGAGTGGAAAACTACTCACTTTGATTTCCATTCCATTCATGATAATATTTTGAAACTTGATATACTTGGACACGATGATCCGACTGTAATCCGGATGCTTCAAGATTTAAGCGGCATCGATCCAAAGACCGTTCCTACCGATGATCCAGAAGTAATGAAAATATTCAGCAGCACTGAATCTTTAGGAGTTACCGAAGAACAGATCATGTGTAAAACGGGTACGCTTGGCATCCCGGAATTTGGTACGCGTTTTGTCCGGCAAATGCTTGAAGATACGAAACCTACGACATTTTCGGAGCTTGTTCAGATTTCGGGGCTTTCCCACGGTACGGATGTATGGCTGAGCAATGCACAGGAACTGATTCATAACCGGATATGTACACTAAGTGAGGTTATAGGCTGCCGGGATGATATTATGGTCTATCTGATTTATCAAGGTCTTGATCCTTCCCTAGCGTTTAAAATCATGGAATCTGTACGTAAAGGGAAAGGGCTCTCTGAGGAATTCGAAGAGGAAATGAGGAAAAATGAGGTACCGGAATGGTATATCGATTCATGTAAGAAGATTAAATACATGTTCCCGAAAGCCCATGCTGCAGCTTACGTCTTAATGGCTGTCCGGATTGCCTATTTTAAAGTCCATTTGCCTTTATTGTATTATGCAGCCTATTTCACAGTGCGTGCCGATGATTTTGAAATCGACGCCATGACACGGGGATCGCAGGCCATCAAATCAAAAATGGAAGAAATCATGGTAAAGGGATTGGATGCATCCACCAAGGAAAAGAATACATTGACGGTTCTCGAACTTGCTTTGGAAATGTGTGAACGCGGATATTCCTTCGCTAAAGTTGACTTGTACAAATCCAGTGCAGATCAATTCTTAATTGAAGGAAATACTTTGATACCGCCTTTCAATTCGATACCGGGTCTTGGGACGAATGCGGCGATCAATATTGTCAATGCGCGGAAAAATGGTGAATTCCTCTCCAAAGAAGACCTTCAACAACGGGGTAAGGTTTCGAAGACCATCCTTGAATACCTTGATAAACAAGGCTGTCTGGAGTCATTGCCTGAACAAAATCAGTTATCTTTATTTTAA